From a single Sebastes umbrosus isolate fSebUmb1 chromosome 17, fSebUmb1.pri, whole genome shotgun sequence genomic region:
- the tmprss15 gene encoding enteropeptidase isoform X4 gives MNVLISRLLNLVCVSSRGSVAVNFDLWFDQLIDVKEAEQQLKAGIQEAGMAGWVIDRNSIQIKEKQEQTTAPPTSVTPTTEKQEQTTAPPTSVTPTTATCPPHQTPCADRSMCVPIDRLCDGVDDCPDASDEDAARCVTTCDGQFVLSGPSGSFSSSDVSETYDSNSFCRWIIRVDRGLSVQINFQRFETEENIDALRLYDGVGAETHLTAELSGSAPPRTVWLLTDQSTVEFTSDDIINLSGFNATYSAVDLSDLSSEEKLTCTFEQGMCFWRQQQDGDDGDWIRTSGSTFPPLSGPSHDHTLSNSSGFYIVSPLSPGQWLKSFRIYSFPLTPPTQPMCLSFWYHMFGEDVHRLRVLLAQPAVTVVFQRDGNYGDSWNYGQVALNLTTETTVVFEALKKGGMRNDIALDDITLTSDPCGPAPPEPTNVPPPTTTPPIPADCGGPFDLWEPNSTFSSPNYPQSYGNKAQCLWTLHAAEGRNIQLHFLDFDVEATYDMVEVRDGAGPNSTLLAVLTGRAGPAHQLFSTTNQMTVWFFTDSSGHGRGFRANFTSGVNLGSPAACAVGQFQCRTGSCIHGNGQCDGEVDCPDASDEADCVVLQVNGSSLLQFQLVSSLLTVCADTWNSHLSDFTCQYLGYRSGEATLLPALPQDSPFTTITVTSNGTLETSVSETCSSEKVISLNCDNQPCGARQVTNDTRETDQSDERTPGEGEVRVVGGVNAVKGAWPWIVSLQWRGRHVCGASLIGRDWLLTAAHCVYGKNIHLQWWSAVLGLHSQSDINSVDVQTRRVDRIVINRWYNRQTKQADIAMMHLQQPINFTHFIQPLCLPAEGQDFTAGTRCLIAGWGQEAEQGSLPDLLQEAQVPLLVQDQCQLQLPEYTITSSMLCAGYPEGGVDSCQGDSGGPMICLDDGHWTLIGVTSFGVGCGRPERPGVYARVSAFTSWIAQTRRSSSSSSSCC, from the exons ATGAATGTATTGATTAGCCGATTATTGAATCTTGTGTGTGTCTCCAGTCGGGGCAGTGTGGCggtgaactttgacctctgGTTCGATCAGCTGATCGACGTGAAGGAGGCGGAGCAGCAGCTGAAGGCGGGAATCCAGGAGGCCGGGATGGCAGGATGGGTCATCGACAGAAACAGCATCCAGATCAAAG AGAAACAAGAGCAGACGACAGCTCCTCCAACGAGCGTCACACCTACAACAG AGAAACAAGAGCAGACGACAGCTCCTCCAACGAGCGTCACACCTACAACAG CAACGTGTCCTCCTCATCAGACGCCGTGCGCCGATCGATCGATGTGTGTTCCGATCGATCGGCTCTGTGACGGAGTCGACGACTGTCCCGACGCGTCCGATGAAGACGCCGCTCGCTGTG TAACGACGTGTGACGGACAGTTCGTGCTGAGCGGTCCGAGCGGCTCGTTCAGTTCGTCGGATGTCTCCGAGACGTACGACAGCAACAGCTTCTGTCGCTGGATCATCAG GGTTGATCGGGGACTTTCTGTCCAGATCAACTTCCAGCGGTTTGAAACAGAAGAAAACATCGACGCGCTCCGACTGTACGACGGCGTCGGAGCAGAGACACACCTgacag CTGAGCTCTCAGGCTCCGCCCCCCCCAGGACCGTGTGGCTTCTGACTGACCAATCAACGGTGGAGTTTAcctctgatgacatcatcaaccTGTCAGGGTTCAACGCTACTTACAGCGCCGTTGACCTCTCCGACCTCTCCA gtGAGGAGAAGCTGACGTGTACCTTTGAGCAGGGCATGTGTTTCTGGAGGCAACAGCAGGACGGTGATGACGGGGACTGGATTCGAACCAGCGGCTCAACGTTCCCTCCACTGAGCGGCCCGAGTCACGACCACACGCTGAGTAACAGCTCAG GTTTCTACATCGTCTCTCCTCTGAGTCCCGGCCAATGGCTGAAGAGCTTCAGGATCTACAGCTTCCCTCTGACTCCACCCACACAGCCCATGTGTCTGAGCTTCTG GTACCACATGTTTGGAGAGGACGTCCACCGTCTCAGAGTCCTGCTGGCTCAACCTGCTGTTACTGTGGTGTTCCAGAGAGACGGTAACTATGGCGACAGCTGGAACTACGGCCAGGTGGCCCTCAACCTAACGACCGAGACCACG GTGGTGTTTGAAGCGCTGAAGAAAGGAGGGATGAGGAACGATATCGCTCtggatgacatcacactgaccTCTGATCCCTGCGGCCCCGCCCCCCCAGAACCAACCAATGTACCGCCCCCAACTACCACGCCCCCTATACCAG cTGACTGTGGAGGACCCTTTGACCTCTGGGAGCCAAATTCCACCTTCAGCTCGCCGAATTACCCACAATCCTACGGGAACAAGGCCCAGT GTCTCTGGACTCTGCACGCCGCCGAGGGTCGGAACATCCAGCTCCACTTCCTGGACTTTGACGTTGAAGCGACCTATGACATGGTAGAGGTGCGGGACGGGGCGGGACCAAACTCCACCTTACTGG CTGTCCTCACTGGCCGCGCTGGCCCCGCCCACCAGTTGTTCTCAACAACCAATCAGATGACAGTCTGGTTCTTCACGGACAGCTCAGGTCACGGCCGAGGATTCAGAGCCAACTTCACCTCGGGGGTCAACCTGGGGTCACCAG CTGCATGTGCAGTCGGACAGTTCCAGTGTCGGACAGGAAGTTGTATCCATGGTAACGGTCAGTGTGACGGCGAGGTCGACTGTCCTGATGCCTCTGATGAGGCCGACTGTG tcgtGTTGCAGGTGAACGGTTCCAGTCTTCTCCAGTTTCAGCTTGTTTCCTCTCTGCTCACCGTATGTGCCGACACCTGGAACTCTCACCTGTCTGACTTCACCTGTCAGTACCTGGGATACAG GTCGGGGGAGGCCACACTGCTGCCGGCTCTGCCACAAGATTCACCGTTTACAACCATTACAGTCACCAGCAACGGAACCCTGGAGACCAGTGTCAG tgaaacctGCAGCAGTGAGAAAGTGATTTCTCTGAACTGTGACAACCAAC CTTGTGGTGCTCGACAGGTGACTAACGACACAAGAGAGACCGACCAATCAGACGAGAGGACACCTGGTGAAG GTGAGGTCAGAGTAGTGGGCGGGGTTAACGCCGTTAAGGGGGCGTGGCCATGGATAGTATCTCTGCAGTGGAGAGGGCGTCATGTGTGTGGAGCGTCACTGATTGGCAGAGACTGGCTGCTTACCGCGGCACATTGTGTCTACGG GAAGAACATCCACCTTCAGTGGTGGTCGGCCGTTTTGGGTCTTCACTCTCAAAGTGACATAAACTCTGTGGACGTTCAGACCCGACGAGTCGATCGCATCGTCATCAACAGATGGTACAACAGACAGACCAAACAGGCCGACATCGCCATGATGcatctgcagcagccaatcaacTTCACCC ACTTCATCCAGCCGCTGTGTTTACCTGCTGAAGGTCAGGACTTCACAGCTGGAACCAGATGTTTGATCGCTGGATGGGGACAAGAGGCTGAGCAGG GTTCTCTCCCTGATCTTCTCCAGGAGGCCCAGGTTCCTCTGCTGGTTCAGGATCAGTGTCAGCTTCAGTTACCTGAGTACACCATCACCTCCAGCATGCTGTGTGCCGGATACCCGGAGGGAGGGGTCGACTCCTGTCAG ggcGACTCTGGAGGTCCAATGATCTGTCTGGACGACGGACACTggactctgattg GTGTGACATCATTTGGGGTCGGCTGTGGGCGTCCTGAGAGACCTGGAGTCTACGCCCGAGTCTCTGCCTTCACCTCCTGGATCGCCCAGACCAgacgctcctcctcctcctcttcttcctgctgctaa
- the tmprss15 gene encoding enteropeptidase isoform X3 — protein sequence MNVLISRLLNLVCVSSRGSVAVNFDLWFDQLIDVKEAEQQLKAGIQEAGMAGWVIDRNSIQIKEKQEQTTAPPTSVTPTTEKQEQTTAPPTSVTPTTATCPPHQTPCADRSMCVPIDRLCDGVDDCPDASDEDAARCVTTCDGQFVLSGPSGSFSSSDVSETYDSNSFCRWIIRVDRGLSVQINFQRFETEENIDALRLYDGVGAETHLTAELSGSAPPRTVWLLTDQSTVEFTSDDIINLSGFNATYSAVDLSDLSSEEKLTCTFEQGMCFWRQQQDGDDGDWIRTSGSTFPPLSGPSHDHTLSNSSGFYIVSPLSPGQWLKSFRIYSFPLTPPTQPMCLSFWYHMFGEDVHRLRVLLAQPAVTVVFQRDGNYGDSWNYGQVALNLTTETTVVFEALKKGGMRNDIALDDITLTSDPCGPAPPEPTNVPPPTTTPPIPADCGGPFDLWEPNSTFSSPNYPQSYGNKAQCLWTLHAAEGRNIQLHFLDFDVEATYDMVEVRDGAGPNSTLLAVLTGRAGPAHQLFSTTNQMTVWFFTDSSGHGRGFRANFTSGVNLGSPAACAVGQFQCRTGSCIHGNGQCDGEVDCPDASDEADCVVLQVNGSSLLQFQLVSSLLTVCADTWNSHLSDFTCQYLGYRSGEATLLPALPQDSPFTTITVTSNGTLETSVSETCSSEKVISLNCDNQPCGARQVTNDTRETDQSDERTPGEGEVRVVGGVNAVKGAWPWIVSLQWRGRHVCGASLIGRDWLLTAAHCVYGKNIHLQWWSAVLGLHSQSDINSVDVQTRRVDRIVINRWYNRQTKQADIAMMHLQQPINFTHFIQPLCLPAEGQDFTAGTRCLIAGWGQEAEQGSLPDLLQEAQVPLLVQDQCQLQLPEYTITSSMLCAGYPEGGVDSCQGDSGGPMICLDDGHWTLIGVTSFGVGCGRPERPGVYARVSAFTSWIAQTRRSSSSSSSCC from the exons ATGAATGTATTGATTAGCCGATTATTGAATCTTGTGTGTGTCTCCAGTCGGGGCAGTGTGGCggtgaactttgacctctgGTTCGATCAGCTGATCGACGTGAAGGAGGCGGAGCAGCAGCTGAAGGCGGGAATCCAGGAGGCCGGGATGGCAGGATGGGTCATCGACAGAAACAGCATCCAGATCAAAG AGAAACAAGAGCAGACGACAGCTCCTCCAACGAGCGTCACACCTACAACAG AGAAACAAGAGCAAACGACAGCTCCTCCAACGAGCGTCACACCTACAACAG CAACGTGTCCTCCTCATCAGACGCCGTGCGCCGATCGATCGATGTGTGTTCCGATCGATCGGCTCTGTGACGGAGTCGACGACTGTCCCGACGCGTCCGATGAAGACGCCGCTCGCTGTG TAACGACGTGTGACGGACAGTTCGTGCTGAGCGGTCCGAGCGGCTCGTTCAGTTCGTCGGATGTCTCCGAGACGTACGACAGCAACAGCTTCTGTCGCTGGATCATCAG GGTTGATCGGGGACTTTCTGTCCAGATCAACTTCCAGCGGTTTGAAACAGAAGAAAACATCGACGCGCTCCGACTGTACGACGGCGTCGGAGCAGAGACACACCTgacag CTGAGCTCTCAGGCTCCGCCCCCCCCAGGACCGTGTGGCTTCTGACTGACCAATCAACGGTGGAGTTTAcctctgatgacatcatcaaccTGTCAGGGTTCAACGCTACTTACAGCGCCGTTGACCTCTCCGACCTCTCCA gtGAGGAGAAGCTGACGTGTACCTTTGAGCAGGGCATGTGTTTCTGGAGGCAACAGCAGGACGGTGATGACGGGGACTGGATTCGAACCAGCGGCTCAACGTTCCCTCCACTGAGCGGCCCGAGTCACGACCACACGCTGAGTAACAGCTCAG GTTTCTACATCGTCTCTCCTCTGAGTCCCGGCCAATGGCTGAAGAGCTTCAGGATCTACAGCTTCCCTCTGACTCCACCCACACAGCCCATGTGTCTGAGCTTCTG GTACCACATGTTTGGAGAGGACGTCCACCGTCTCAGAGTCCTGCTGGCTCAACCTGCTGTTACTGTGGTGTTCCAGAGAGACGGTAACTATGGCGACAGCTGGAACTACGGCCAGGTGGCCCTCAACCTAACGACCGAGACCACG GTGGTGTTTGAAGCGCTGAAGAAAGGAGGGATGAGGAACGATATCGCTCtggatgacatcacactgaccTCTGATCCCTGCGGCCCCGCCCCCCCAGAACCAACCAATGTACCGCCCCCAACTACCACGCCCCCTATACCAG cTGACTGTGGAGGACCCTTTGACCTCTGGGAGCCAAATTCCACCTTCAGCTCGCCGAATTACCCACAATCCTACGGGAACAAGGCCCAGT GTCTCTGGACTCTGCACGCCGCCGAGGGTCGGAACATCCAGCTCCACTTCCTGGACTTTGACGTTGAAGCGACCTATGACATGGTAGAGGTGCGGGACGGGGCGGGACCAAACTCCACCTTACTGG CTGTCCTCACTGGCCGCGCTGGCCCCGCCCACCAGTTGTTCTCAACAACCAATCAGATGACAGTCTGGTTCTTCACGGACAGCTCAGGTCACGGCCGAGGATTCAGAGCCAACTTCACCTCGGGGGTCAACCTGGGGTCACCAG CTGCATGTGCAGTCGGACAGTTCCAGTGTCGGACAGGAAGTTGTATCCATGGTAACGGTCAGTGTGACGGCGAGGTCGACTGTCCTGATGCCTCTGATGAGGCCGACTGTG tcgtGTTGCAGGTGAACGGTTCCAGTCTTCTCCAGTTTCAGCTTGTTTCCTCTCTGCTCACCGTATGTGCCGACACCTGGAACTCTCACCTGTCTGACTTCACCTGTCAGTACCTGGGATACAG GTCGGGGGAGGCCACACTGCTGCCGGCTCTGCCACAAGATTCACCGTTTACAACCATTACAGTCACCAGCAACGGAACCCTGGAGACCAGTGTCAG tgaaacctGCAGCAGTGAGAAAGTGATTTCTCTGAACTGTGACAACCAAC CTTGTGGTGCTCGACAGGTGACTAACGACACAAGAGAGACCGACCAATCAGACGAGAGGACACCTGGTGAAG GTGAGGTCAGAGTAGTGGGCGGGGTTAACGCCGTTAAGGGGGCGTGGCCATGGATAGTATCTCTGCAGTGGAGAGGGCGTCATGTGTGTGGAGCGTCACTGATTGGCAGAGACTGGCTGCTTACCGCGGCACATTGTGTCTACGG GAAGAACATCCACCTTCAGTGGTGGTCGGCCGTTTTGGGTCTTCACTCTCAAAGTGACATAAACTCTGTGGACGTTCAGACCCGACGAGTCGATCGCATCGTCATCAACAGATGGTACAACAGACAGACCAAACAGGCCGACATCGCCATGATGcatctgcagcagccaatcaacTTCACCC ACTTCATCCAGCCGCTGTGTTTACCTGCTGAAGGTCAGGACTTCACAGCTGGAACCAGATGTTTGATCGCTGGATGGGGACAAGAGGCTGAGCAGG GTTCTCTCCCTGATCTTCTCCAGGAGGCCCAGGTTCCTCTGCTGGTTCAGGATCAGTGTCAGCTTCAGTTACCTGAGTACACCATCACCTCCAGCATGCTGTGTGCCGGATACCCGGAGGGAGGGGTCGACTCCTGTCAG ggcGACTCTGGAGGTCCAATGATCTGTCTGGACGACGGACACTggactctgattg GTGTGACATCATTTGGGGTCGGCTGTGGGCGTCCTGAGAGACCTGGAGTCTACGCCCGAGTCTCTGCCTTCACCTCCTGGATCGCCCAGACCAgacgctcctcctcctcctcttcttcctgctgctaa
- the tmprss15 gene encoding enteropeptidase isoform X5: MNVLISRLLNLVCVSSRGSVAVNFDLWFDQLIDVKEAEQQLKAGIQEAGMAGWVIDRNSIQIKEKQEQTTAPPTSVTPTTATCPPHQTPCADRSMCVPIDRLCDGVDDCPDASDEDAARCVTTCDGQFVLSGPSGSFSSSDVSETYDSNSFCRWIIRVDRGLSVQINFQRFETEENIDALRLYDGVGAETHLTAELSGSAPPRTVWLLTDQSTVEFTSDDIINLSGFNATYSAVDLSDLSSEEKLTCTFEQGMCFWRQQQDGDDGDWIRTSGSTFPPLSGPSHDHTLSNSSGFYIVSPLSPGQWLKSFRIYSFPLTPPTQPMCLSFWYHMFGEDVHRLRVLLAQPAVTVVFQRDGNYGDSWNYGQVALNLTTETTVVFEALKKGGMRNDIALDDITLTSDPCGPAPPEPTNVPPPTTTPPIPADCGGPFDLWEPNSTFSSPNYPQSYGNKAQCLWTLHAAEGRNIQLHFLDFDVEATYDMVEVRDGAGPNSTLLAVLTGRAGPAHQLFSTTNQMTVWFFTDSSGHGRGFRANFTSGVNLGSPAACAVGQFQCRTGSCIHGNGQCDGEVDCPDASDEADCVVLQVNGSSLLQFQLVSSLLTVCADTWNSHLSDFTCQYLGYRSGEATLLPALPQDSPFTTITVTSNGTLETSVSETCSSEKVISLNCDNQPCGARQVTNDTRETDQSDERTPGEGEVRVVGGVNAVKGAWPWIVSLQWRGRHVCGASLIGRDWLLTAAHCVYGKNIHLQWWSAVLGLHSQSDINSVDVQTRRVDRIVINRWYNRQTKQADIAMMHLQQPINFTHFIQPLCLPAEGQDFTAGTRCLIAGWGQEAEQGSLPDLLQEAQVPLLVQDQCQLQLPEYTITSSMLCAGYPEGGVDSCQGDSGGPMICLDDGHWTLIGVTSFGVGCGRPERPGVYARVSAFTSWIAQTRRSSSSSSSCC, from the exons ATGAATGTATTGATTAGCCGATTATTGAATCTTGTGTGTGTCTCCAGTCGGGGCAGTGTGGCggtgaactttgacctctgGTTCGATCAGCTGATCGACGTGAAGGAGGCGGAGCAGCAGCTGAAGGCGGGAATCCAGGAGGCCGGGATGGCAGGATGGGTCATCGACAGAAACAGCATCCAGATCAAAG AGAAACAAGAGCAGACGACAGCTCCTCCAACGAGCGTCACACCTACAACAG CAACGTGTCCTCCTCATCAGACGCCGTGCGCCGATCGATCGATGTGTGTTCCGATCGATCGGCTCTGTGACGGAGTCGACGACTGTCCCGACGCGTCCGATGAAGACGCCGCTCGCTGTG TAACGACGTGTGACGGACAGTTCGTGCTGAGCGGTCCGAGCGGCTCGTTCAGTTCGTCGGATGTCTCCGAGACGTACGACAGCAACAGCTTCTGTCGCTGGATCATCAG GGTTGATCGGGGACTTTCTGTCCAGATCAACTTCCAGCGGTTTGAAACAGAAGAAAACATCGACGCGCTCCGACTGTACGACGGCGTCGGAGCAGAGACACACCTgacag CTGAGCTCTCAGGCTCCGCCCCCCCCAGGACCGTGTGGCTTCTGACTGACCAATCAACGGTGGAGTTTAcctctgatgacatcatcaaccTGTCAGGGTTCAACGCTACTTACAGCGCCGTTGACCTCTCCGACCTCTCCA gtGAGGAGAAGCTGACGTGTACCTTTGAGCAGGGCATGTGTTTCTGGAGGCAACAGCAGGACGGTGATGACGGGGACTGGATTCGAACCAGCGGCTCAACGTTCCCTCCACTGAGCGGCCCGAGTCACGACCACACGCTGAGTAACAGCTCAG GTTTCTACATCGTCTCTCCTCTGAGTCCCGGCCAATGGCTGAAGAGCTTCAGGATCTACAGCTTCCCTCTGACTCCACCCACACAGCCCATGTGTCTGAGCTTCTG GTACCACATGTTTGGAGAGGACGTCCACCGTCTCAGAGTCCTGCTGGCTCAACCTGCTGTTACTGTGGTGTTCCAGAGAGACGGTAACTATGGCGACAGCTGGAACTACGGCCAGGTGGCCCTCAACCTAACGACCGAGACCACG GTGGTGTTTGAAGCGCTGAAGAAAGGAGGGATGAGGAACGATATCGCTCtggatgacatcacactgaccTCTGATCCCTGCGGCCCCGCCCCCCCAGAACCAACCAATGTACCGCCCCCAACTACCACGCCCCCTATACCAG cTGACTGTGGAGGACCCTTTGACCTCTGGGAGCCAAATTCCACCTTCAGCTCGCCGAATTACCCACAATCCTACGGGAACAAGGCCCAGT GTCTCTGGACTCTGCACGCCGCCGAGGGTCGGAACATCCAGCTCCACTTCCTGGACTTTGACGTTGAAGCGACCTATGACATGGTAGAGGTGCGGGACGGGGCGGGACCAAACTCCACCTTACTGG CTGTCCTCACTGGCCGCGCTGGCCCCGCCCACCAGTTGTTCTCAACAACCAATCAGATGACAGTCTGGTTCTTCACGGACAGCTCAGGTCACGGCCGAGGATTCAGAGCCAACTTCACCTCGGGGGTCAACCTGGGGTCACCAG CTGCATGTGCAGTCGGACAGTTCCAGTGTCGGACAGGAAGTTGTATCCATGGTAACGGTCAGTGTGACGGCGAGGTCGACTGTCCTGATGCCTCTGATGAGGCCGACTGTG tcgtGTTGCAGGTGAACGGTTCCAGTCTTCTCCAGTTTCAGCTTGTTTCCTCTCTGCTCACCGTATGTGCCGACACCTGGAACTCTCACCTGTCTGACTTCACCTGTCAGTACCTGGGATACAG GTCGGGGGAGGCCACACTGCTGCCGGCTCTGCCACAAGATTCACCGTTTACAACCATTACAGTCACCAGCAACGGAACCCTGGAGACCAGTGTCAG tgaaacctGCAGCAGTGAGAAAGTGATTTCTCTGAACTGTGACAACCAAC CTTGTGGTGCTCGACAGGTGACTAACGACACAAGAGAGACCGACCAATCAGACGAGAGGACACCTGGTGAAG GTGAGGTCAGAGTAGTGGGCGGGGTTAACGCCGTTAAGGGGGCGTGGCCATGGATAGTATCTCTGCAGTGGAGAGGGCGTCATGTGTGTGGAGCGTCACTGATTGGCAGAGACTGGCTGCTTACCGCGGCACATTGTGTCTACGG GAAGAACATCCACCTTCAGTGGTGGTCGGCCGTTTTGGGTCTTCACTCTCAAAGTGACATAAACTCTGTGGACGTTCAGACCCGACGAGTCGATCGCATCGTCATCAACAGATGGTACAACAGACAGACCAAACAGGCCGACATCGCCATGATGcatctgcagcagccaatcaacTTCACCC ACTTCATCCAGCCGCTGTGTTTACCTGCTGAAGGTCAGGACTTCACAGCTGGAACCAGATGTTTGATCGCTGGATGGGGACAAGAGGCTGAGCAGG GTTCTCTCCCTGATCTTCTCCAGGAGGCCCAGGTTCCTCTGCTGGTTCAGGATCAGTGTCAGCTTCAGTTACCTGAGTACACCATCACCTCCAGCATGCTGTGTGCCGGATACCCGGAGGGAGGGGTCGACTCCTGTCAG ggcGACTCTGGAGGTCCAATGATCTGTCTGGACGACGGACACTggactctgattg GTGTGACATCATTTGGGGTCGGCTGTGGGCGTCCTGAGAGACCTGGAGTCTACGCCCGAGTCTCTGCCTTCACCTCCTGGATCGCCCAGACCAgacgctcctcctcctcctcttcttcctgctgctaa